From one Sphingomonas xanthus genomic stretch:
- the recF gene encoding DNA replication/repair protein RecF (All proteins in this family for which functions are known are DNA-binding proteins that assist the filamentation of RecA onto DNA for the initiation of recombination or recombinational repair.) has product MTAVTRLSLSEFRNYRNALVYAAPGFVLLSGPNGAGKTNILEAVSLLAPGRGLRQVPLGEIRRSGSEAGMAVAAKLDDGTEIGTGASATAPDRRQVRINGAAASVNALGERLAILWLTPAMDRLFTDSAGGRRRFLDRLVLALEPGHAHHAARYEAAMRARNKLLGEAHWDTGWLASLEMQMADHGEAVAAARGRTVSALTEMLAHLPDDDFPRASLQLDGWGGADLAATLGAGRGRDAAAGRTLDGPHRQDLAVTHLTKGQPAARGSTGEQKALLLSLVLAHAALVEQRRGAPPVLLLDEVAAHLDPDRRATLYARLAGRSQVWMTATEAALFDGITAATRLRVEDGSISAA; this is encoded by the coding sequence ATGACCGCCGTGACCCGCCTGTCTCTCAGCGAATTTCGCAACTACCGCAACGCGCTGGTCTACGCCGCGCCGGGCTTCGTCCTCCTCAGCGGCCCGAATGGCGCGGGCAAGACCAACATCCTGGAGGCTGTGTCGCTGCTCGCCCCTGGCCGGGGGCTGCGGCAGGTGCCGCTTGGCGAAATCCGACGAAGCGGAAGCGAGGCCGGCATGGCGGTTGCCGCCAAACTCGACGACGGGACCGAGATCGGTACCGGGGCGAGCGCGACTGCGCCCGATCGGCGGCAAGTGCGGATTAATGGTGCCGCGGCATCAGTCAATGCGCTGGGCGAACGGCTCGCGATTCTCTGGCTGACCCCGGCGATGGACCGGCTGTTCACCGACAGCGCGGGCGGTCGCCGCCGTTTTCTCGACCGGCTCGTTCTCGCGCTGGAGCCCGGCCATGCCCATCACGCCGCTCGCTACGAAGCGGCGATGCGAGCGCGCAACAAGCTTCTCGGCGAAGCGCATTGGGACACTGGCTGGCTTGCTTCGCTGGAAATGCAAATGGCCGATCATGGCGAGGCTGTCGCCGCCGCCCGAGGGCGTACCGTTTCAGCGCTGACCGAGATGTTGGCCCACCTTCCCGATGATGACTTTCCCCGCGCCTCGTTACAGCTTGACGGGTGGGGCGGCGCTGATCTTGCGGCGACGCTTGGCGCTGGGCGCGGCCGCGATGCCGCCGCCGGCCGGACGCTCGACGGGCCGCATCGGCAAGATCTCGCCGTTACCCATCTGACCAAGGGACAGCCGGCGGCGCGCGGTTCCACGGGAGAGCAGAAGGCGCTCCTGCTAAGCTTGGTGCTGGCCCATGCCGCGCTGGTTGAGCAGCGGCGCGGGGCGCCCCCGGTTCTCCTACTTGACGAAGTTGCCGCCCATCTCGACCCTGATCGCCGCGCAACGCTTTACGCCCGGCTCGCCGGGCGTAGTCAGGTATGGATGACCGCGACCGAAGCCGCATTGTTTGACGGCATTACCGCCGCGACCCGCTTGCGGGTAGAGGATGGCAGCATCTCGGCAGCCTGA
- a CDS encoding DEAD/DEAH box helicase yields MTNFAELGLSKPLLDALSAKDYGQPTPIQAKAIPTVLSGRDLLGIAQTGTGKTAAFMLPSLDRLVAASQDRPAHGRPTHGRPQGRARMLVLAPTRELAAQIAESARTYAKGQHISVGVIFGGVPVPRSIREVSRGLDVLVATPGRLLDLVDQRVLDLSALEILVLDEADQMLDLGFIHALKRIVRLIPAKRQTLFFSATMPKSIRQLAESYLTNPAEVSVTPVASTAERIRQQVTFVNQSEKQALLTLFFQSTDIERALVFSRTKHGADKIVRYLAAAGIGSNAIHGNKSQAQRERALGMFRSGEVPILVATDIAARGIDIPGVSHVLNFDLPNVPEQYVHRIGRTARAGAEGIAVAFCAEDERPYLRDIEKLTRQKVAVAPLPEGFLVAVEAVARMKPAPRRGDAPQRGPRTRIGSPTAEIKADRRADHRNRQNRNRSADGQALSQRHPQRADGHPAHRPEGGQRKRPFGGRRRTGAAAPRAS; encoded by the coding sequence TTGACCAATTTTGCCGAGCTTGGACTGTCCAAGCCCCTTCTCGACGCGCTGTCCGCAAAGGATTACGGCCAGCCCACGCCAATTCAGGCCAAGGCCATCCCGACGGTCCTGTCCGGCCGTGACCTGTTGGGCATCGCCCAAACTGGCACCGGCAAGACCGCGGCGTTCATGCTGCCGTCGCTCGATCGTCTTGTCGCGGCTTCGCAGGATCGTCCTGCGCATGGCCGTCCGACGCATGGCCGTCCGCAGGGACGCGCGCGGATGCTGGTGCTGGCCCCGACCCGCGAGCTTGCAGCGCAGATCGCCGAAAGCGCGCGCACCTATGCCAAGGGCCAGCATATCAGCGTCGGCGTCATTTTCGGCGGCGTTCCCGTCCCCCGTTCGATCCGCGAAGTGTCTCGCGGACTCGACGTGCTGGTGGCCACACCGGGCCGGTTGCTCGACCTTGTCGACCAGCGAGTCCTGGATCTGTCGGCGCTCGAAATCCTCGTCCTCGACGAGGCTGACCAGATGCTCGACCTCGGTTTCATCCACGCGCTGAAGCGCATTGTCCGGCTGATCCCGGCCAAGCGCCAGACGCTGTTCTTCTCGGCGACCATGCCGAAGAGCATTCGCCAGCTGGCCGAAAGCTACCTGACCAATCCCGCGGAAGTGTCGGTAACCCCGGTCGCGTCGACCGCGGAACGGATCCGGCAGCAGGTGACCTTCGTCAACCAGTCGGAAAAGCAGGCTTTGCTGACTTTGTTCTTCCAGTCGACAGACATCGAGCGGGCGCTCGTCTTCAGCCGCACGAAGCATGGCGCCGACAAGATCGTGCGTTATCTGGCCGCGGCGGGCATCGGGTCGAATGCGATCCATGGGAACAAGAGCCAGGCCCAGCGTGAGCGTGCCCTCGGCATGTTCCGTTCGGGCGAAGTGCCGATCTTGGTTGCGACCGACATTGCCGCGCGCGGGATCGACATTCCGGGCGTCAGCCATGTCCTCAACTTCGACCTCCCGAACGTGCCGGAACAGTATGTCCACCGGATCGGCCGTACTGCCCGTGCCGGGGCGGAAGGCATTGCCGTCGCCTTCTGCGCCGAGGATGAACGTCCTTATCTGCGCGACATCGAGAAGCTGACCCGTCAAAAGGTTGCGGTTGCCCCGCTTCCCGAAGGCTTCCTCGTGGCCGTCGAGGCTGTCGCGCGAATGAAGCCGGCACCACGCCGCGGTGATGCGCCGCAGCGTGGACCGCGCACCCGGATTGGCTCGCCGACTGCCGAAATCAAGGCCGACCGTCGCGCCGATCATCGCAACCGGCAGAATCGCAACCGCTCGGCGGACGGCCAGGCACTGTCGCAGCGTCATCCGCAGCGGGCGGACGGCCATCCGGCGCACCGTCCGGAAGGCGGCCAGCGCAAGCGGCCATTTGGCGGCCGGCGCCGGACCGGTGCCGCGGCGCCCCGGGCCAGCTAG
- a CDS encoding DUF2254 domain-containing protein, giving the protein MIQIRMIIDRLTRRIWFRAGLISLFSVFIALAANWLAPVIPYDFSMDIGAKAVDQVLGILATSMLAVTTFSLASMVTAFGSAAQNITPRATQLLIEDHTAQNALSTFLGGFLFGVVGIVALSTDFYGAEGRAVLFIGTIIMISWIVLTLLRWIATLTEFGRMGDAVRRVEEAACAAITRHDGPVAIGGDGQPPIPVGATAVTGSTTGYVTHVDLDRIAACIRTMDAQILIVGTPGAMVDRATPLAWIDRKISEEESSRIATAFSVERERRFADDPRFGMVVLSEIASRALSPAVNDPGTAVSVIAAAQRVAEAVLDKHSDKSGGASAGGYALSLEAMLEELTLSIGRDGAAIREVQGRLQSMLGSLARQSPAARPMVKRLADEAMQRARSSDISEADIARIERAHSEAFRTSPGASAV; this is encoded by the coding sequence GTGATTCAGATCAGGATGATCATCGATCGGCTGACCCGGCGGATCTGGTTCCGTGCCGGTCTGATTTCGCTGTTCTCTGTGTTCATTGCACTGGCCGCCAACTGGCTGGCGCCAGTGATTCCCTATGATTTCAGTATGGATATCGGCGCCAAGGCGGTCGATCAGGTGCTGGGCATTTTGGCGACCTCGATGCTGGCCGTCACCACCTTTTCGCTGGCCTCGATGGTCACCGCATTCGGCAGTGCCGCGCAGAACATCACGCCTCGCGCCACACAGCTCCTTATCGAGGATCATACCGCCCAAAATGCACTTTCCACTTTCCTTGGTGGGTTCCTGTTCGGCGTGGTCGGAATCGTTGCGCTGTCGACCGATTTTTATGGCGCCGAGGGCCGCGCCGTCCTGTTCATCGGGACCATCATCATGATCAGCTGGATCGTGCTCACGCTGTTGCGTTGGATTGCGACCCTGACCGAATTCGGCCGGATGGGCGACGCTGTGCGGCGGGTGGAGGAGGCGGCATGCGCCGCGATCACAAGGCATGACGGGCCGGTCGCGATTGGCGGGGACGGCCAGCCCCCTATTCCCGTAGGAGCAACTGCGGTTACGGGTTCGACGACCGGTTATGTCACCCATGTCGACCTGGACCGCATAGCGGCATGCATCCGTACCATGGATGCGCAGATCCTTATTGTCGGAACCCCGGGGGCGATGGTCGATCGCGCCACGCCGCTCGCCTGGATCGACCGGAAGATTTCCGAGGAAGAAAGCAGCCGAATTGCCACCGCATTCAGCGTCGAGCGGGAACGGCGGTTTGCAGACGATCCCAGGTTCGGGATGGTCGTTCTGTCCGAAATCGCCTCCCGGGCATTGTCACCAGCAGTCAACGACCCGGGTACGGCGGTTTCGGTCATCGCCGCCGCCCAACGGGTGGCCGAAGCCGTCCTCGACAAACATTCGGACAAGAGCGGCGGGGCCAGCGCCGGTGGCTATGCGCTGTCGCTGGAAGCCATGCTTGAGGAACTGACCCTCAGCATTGGCCGCGATGGAGCCGCGATCCGGGAAGTCCAGGGCCGGCTGCAATCGATGTTGGGATCATTAGCTCGGCAGTCACCGGCCGCGAGGCCGATGGTGAAGCGGCTCGCCGATGAAGCGATGCAACGGGCGCGGTCCAGCGATATCAGCGAGGCTGATATCGCCCGGATCGAGCGCGCCCATTCCGAAGCCTTCAGGACCAGTCCGGGCGCCTCGGCGGTCTAG
- the gyrB gene encoding DNA topoisomerase (ATP-hydrolyzing) subunit B, whose amino-acid sequence MSDDTPKNEYGADSIKVLKGLDAVRKRPGMYIGDTDDGSGLHHMVFEVSDNAIDEALAGHCDRVLITLNPDGSCSVEDNGRGIPTGIHAGEGVSAAEVIMTQLHAGGKFENTSEDNAYKVSGGLHGVGVSVVNALSEWLDLTIWRDGEEHFMRFRHGNAEAPLKVVGKAEGKKGTRVTFLPSPDTFKILEFDFDRLEHRYRELAFLNSGVRIILADERHDERKEVDLFYEGGIAAFVKWLDRAKQPLIPDPISVSGQRDDIGIEVALEWNDSYYENVLCFTNNIPQRDGGTHLAAFRAALTRTLNNYAERSGLLKREKIGLTGEDMREGLTAIVSVKLPDPKFGSQTKDKLVSSEVRQPLESLIADKLAEWLEENPAHAKSIIHKVIDAAAAREAARKAREASRKSVMGIASLPGKLADCQEKDPALSELFLVEGDSAGGSAKQGRNRHNQAILPLKGKILNVERARFDRMLGSKEIGTIIQALGTSIGREEFNLDKLRYHKIVIMTDADVDGAHIRTLLLTFFYRQMPELIEAGHLFIAQPPLYKVARGRSEVYLKDDAALDDYLVDAGLEGLVLRMANGEERADKDLRTLVDHARRVRTLMRYAPKKYDPAMLEALAIGGALDHGLNDAQRKAAAEKVAAWLGAGDLEAVWSGDSAAEGGYLLKRTWRGVTDVTLVEPSFLHSAEARKLHALAAEQASTYSAPATLRFVKATKGDGDAEEAEVDVKKTTNITRPSELLEAVLVAGRKGLSIQRYKGLGEMNAEQLWETTLDPSNRSLLRVEVDQADVADEIFTRLMGDVVEPRREFIQDNALSVANLDV is encoded by the coding sequence ATGTCCGACGATACTCCCAAGAATGAATATGGCGCAGACAGCATCAAGGTGCTGAAAGGGCTGGATGCCGTGCGCAAGCGGCCCGGCATGTATATTGGCGACACCGACGACGGGTCGGGTCTCCACCACATGGTGTTCGAAGTCTCCGACAACGCCATCGACGAGGCGCTGGCGGGCCATTGCGACCGCGTGCTAATCACTCTCAACCCTGACGGATCGTGCAGCGTCGAGGATAATGGTCGGGGGATCCCAACCGGAATTCATGCCGGGGAAGGCGTGTCGGCGGCCGAGGTCATCATGACCCAGCTCCACGCCGGTGGAAAGTTCGAGAACACCAGCGAGGACAATGCCTATAAGGTGTCGGGCGGTCTTCACGGTGTTGGCGTCAGCGTCGTCAACGCACTCAGCGAATGGCTGGACCTGACGATTTGGCGCGATGGCGAAGAACATTTCATGCGCTTCCGCCATGGCAACGCCGAGGCGCCGCTGAAGGTCGTAGGCAAGGCGGAAGGCAAGAAAGGGACCAGGGTCACATTCCTGCCGTCGCCCGACACGTTCAAGATCCTGGAATTCGACTTCGACCGGCTCGAACATCGCTACCGCGAGCTGGCCTTCCTCAATTCCGGCGTCCGGATCATCCTCGCCGATGAGCGGCACGACGAACGCAAGGAAGTCGACCTTTTTTACGAAGGGGGTATCGCCGCCTTCGTGAAGTGGCTCGACCGGGCCAAGCAGCCGCTGATCCCGGATCCCATTTCGGTCAGCGGGCAACGGGACGATATCGGTATCGAAGTCGCGCTCGAATGGAACGACAGCTATTATGAGAATGTCCTGTGTTTCACCAACAACATCCCTCAGCGCGACGGTGGCACCCATCTTGCGGCTTTCCGCGCGGCGCTGACTCGGACGCTCAATAATTATGCCGAACGGTCAGGCCTGCTGAAGCGGGAGAAGATCGGCCTGACCGGCGAAGACATGCGCGAAGGCCTGACCGCGATCGTCTCGGTCAAACTTCCCGATCCCAAGTTCGGTAGCCAAACCAAGGACAAGCTGGTCAGTTCGGAAGTGCGCCAGCCGCTGGAAAGCCTGATCGCCGACAAGCTGGCGGAATGGCTCGAGGAAAATCCGGCCCATGCCAAGTCGATCATCCACAAGGTGATCGACGCCGCCGCCGCCCGCGAAGCCGCGCGCAAGGCGCGCGAGGCAAGCCGCAAGTCGGTAATGGGGATCGCCTCGCTGCCGGGCAAGCTTGCCGACTGCCAGGAAAAGGACCCGGCGCTAAGCGAGTTGTTCCTAGTCGAGGGTGACTCGGCCGGCGGCTCGGCCAAGCAGGGCCGCAACCGTCATAACCAGGCGATCCTCCCGCTGAAGGGCAAGATCCTCAACGTCGAGCGCGCACGGTTCGACCGGATGCTAGGCTCGAAGGAAATCGGGACGATTATCCAGGCGCTCGGCACGTCGATTGGCCGCGAGGAATTCAATCTCGACAAGCTGCGCTACCACAAGATCGTGATCATGACCGACGCCGACGTCGACGGCGCGCATATTCGCACCCTTCTGCTGACCTTCTTTTATCGCCAGATGCCCGAGTTGATCGAGGCGGGGCATCTCTTCATTGCTCAGCCGCCGCTCTACAAGGTCGCGCGAGGGCGCTCCGAAGTCTATCTGAAAGACGACGCGGCGCTGGACGATTACCTTGTCGACGCGGGCCTCGAGGGCCTCGTGCTGCGCATGGCCAACGGCGAGGAGCGGGCCGACAAGGATCTGCGCACGCTGGTCGATCATGCCCGGCGCGTCCGCACATTGATGCGCTATGCGCCCAAGAAATATGATCCGGCCATGCTGGAGGCGCTCGCGATTGGCGGTGCGCTAGATCACGGTTTGAACGACGCGCAGCGCAAGGCAGCAGCCGAAAAGGTCGCGGCCTGGCTGGGCGCCGGGGACCTGGAAGCGGTGTGGTCGGGCGATTCGGCCGCCGAGGGCGGCTATCTGTTGAAACGGACCTGGCGGGGCGTCACCGACGTGACCCTGGTCGAGCCGTCTTTCCTCCACTCCGCGGAGGCCCGCAAGCTCCATGCGCTCGCCGCCGAACAGGCTTCGACCTACAGTGCACCGGCGACCTTGCGCTTCGTCAAAGCCACAAAGGGCGATGGCGATGCGGAAGAGGCCGAAGTCGACGTCAAGAAGACGACCAACATTACCCGGCCCTCCGAGTTGCTCGAAGCGGTGCTGGTGGCCGGCCGCAAGGGGCTCAGCATCCAGCGCTACAAGGGGCTGGGGGAAATGAACGCCGAGCAATTGTGGGAGACCACGCTCGACCCGTCCAACCGCTCGCTGCTGCGGGTCGAAGTCGACCAGGCCGATGTCGCCGACGAGATCTTCACCCGCCTGATGGGCGACGTGGTCGAACCCCGGCGGGAATTCATCCAGGACAATGCGCTATCCGTTGCCAACCTCGACGTTTAG
- a CDS encoding endonuclease/exonuclease/phosphatase family protein — MISRPTITVASYNMRKAIGTDRRRRPDRVLQVLQEIDADIVALQEADKRMGGRGAAVPHELIDEHGLYKPVPMLVRHKRTMEMFPGGARVEQLLKTNTRNLGWHGNALLVKPHVEVMDVAALHLPTLEPRGAVMAELLVHDRPIRIIGMHLDLSGLWRRRQMRMIIETVRARPHQMPTILMGDTNEWRDAAGCLKDLDGAYRLAPTGPSFHARRPIAPLDRIIVDHRLAIEASGVHASAEARRASDHLPVWARVAF; from the coding sequence ATGATCAGCCGGCCCACCATTACTGTCGCCAGCTACAATATGCGCAAGGCTATCGGCACGGATCGACGCCGCCGGCCCGACCGCGTGCTGCAGGTGTTGCAGGAAATCGACGCGGACATTGTCGCGCTGCAGGAAGCCGACAAGCGGATGGGCGGACGCGGCGCCGCGGTCCCGCATGAGCTGATCGACGAACATGGCCTCTACAAGCCGGTGCCGATGCTGGTTCGCCACAAGCGGACGATGGAAATGTTTCCCGGCGGCGCGCGGGTCGAACAGTTGCTGAAGACCAACACCCGCAATCTCGGCTGGCACGGTAACGCCTTGCTGGTGAAACCTCACGTCGAGGTAATGGACGTTGCCGCTCTCCACCTGCCTACGCTCGAGCCGCGCGGAGCGGTGATGGCCGAACTGCTGGTCCATGATCGCCCGATCCGCATCATTGGCATGCACCTCGACCTGTCGGGCTTGTGGCGGCGGCGACAAATGCGGATGATCATCGAGACCGTCAGGGCCAGGCCGCACCAGATGCCGACTATCCTGATGGGCGACACCAACGAGTGGCGGGATGCAGCGGGATGCCTGAAGGACCTCGACGGCGCCTATCGCCTGGCGCCGACCGGACCCAGTTTTCACGCACGGCGGCCAATTGCGCCGCTCGACCGGATCATCGTCGATCACCGGTTGGCGATCGAGGCGTCGGGGGTCCATGCCAGCGCCGAAGCGCGAAGGGCCAGTGACCATCTCCCGGTCTGGGCGCGGGTAGCCTTCTAG
- the rpoN gene encoding RNA polymerase factor sigma-54 — protein sequence MGLGPRLDLRVSQQLVMTQQLQQAIKLLALSNLELDAVIAEEIAKNPLLEARPGEGGEGAVLVREDREFGDEAADPTGSDELIGKLGGAEDSPIDMDWREAALESDSFADVGGGGGPDEAFDFDRLEGGDEGLAEHLLSQVYGIGGTQARLADAIVRELEETGYLGTQLSLIAEECDASLPEAEEALALVQSLDPPGIAARNLEECLALQAKAVDRYDPAMARLIANLDLLAKGRMADLRRICGVDEDDLSDMVRELRSYDPKPGCRFVIREPEAITPDLFIRRGRDGWVIELNNAALPRVLVNRRYHAELKAGAQDKASKAWLTDCLASANWLVKALDQRARTIVKVATEIVKQQRGFFEDGVGSLRPLTLAKVAEAIEMHESTVSRVTTNKYLSCEQGLFELKFFFGSGVASDDGEGAAAQAVKAAIKSIVDEEREVLSDDGIVALLKEQGIDIARRTVVKYREAMGIGSSIQRRRQRKMAAG from the coding sequence ATGGGGCTGGGCCCGCGTCTCGACCTTCGCGTTTCGCAGCAGCTGGTGATGACCCAGCAGTTGCAGCAGGCCATCAAGCTGCTTGCCCTAAGCAATCTCGAGCTTGACGCGGTCATCGCCGAAGAAATCGCCAAGAATCCATTGCTTGAAGCGCGGCCCGGCGAAGGCGGTGAAGGTGCGGTCTTGGTGCGCGAGGACCGCGAGTTCGGCGACGAAGCCGCCGACCCGACCGGAAGCGACGAACTCATCGGCAAGCTGGGCGGCGCCGAGGATAGTCCGATCGATATGGATTGGCGCGAAGCCGCGCTGGAATCCGACAGTTTCGCGGACGTCGGCGGCGGCGGCGGCCCGGACGAAGCTTTCGACTTCGACCGGCTCGAAGGCGGGGATGAAGGTCTGGCAGAACATCTGCTTAGCCAAGTTTACGGCATCGGGGGAACCCAGGCCCGACTGGCGGACGCAATCGTCAGGGAGCTGGAAGAAACCGGCTATCTCGGAACACAACTGTCCCTGATCGCCGAGGAGTGCGACGCGAGCCTGCCCGAAGCGGAAGAGGCGCTGGCGCTGGTCCAGTCGCTCGATCCGCCCGGGATTGCCGCCCGCAACCTTGAAGAATGCCTCGCCCTGCAGGCGAAGGCGGTCGACCGATACGATCCGGCAATGGCCCGACTGATCGCCAACCTCGACCTGTTGGCAAAGGGCCGGATGGCCGACCTGCGCCGGATCTGCGGCGTCGATGAAGACGATCTTTCCGACATGGTCCGTGAGCTGCGCAGCTATGACCCGAAGCCCGGCTGTCGGTTCGTCATTCGCGAGCCCGAAGCAATCACGCCGGACCTGTTCATCCGGCGCGGAAGGGATGGCTGGGTCATCGAGCTGAACAATGCCGCGCTGCCGCGCGTGCTGGTCAATCGCCGCTACCACGCGGAACTGAAGGCCGGTGCCCAGGACAAGGCGTCCAAGGCCTGGCTGACTGATTGCCTCGCCAGCGCCAACTGGCTGGTCAAGGCGCTCGACCAGCGGGCCCGCACGATCGTCAAGGTGGCGACGGAAATCGTGAAGCAGCAGCGGGGATTTTTCGAGGACGGTGTCGGGTCGCTGAGGCCGCTGACGCTAGCCAAGGTCGCAGAGGCGATTGAAATGCATGAATCGACCGTTAGCCGGGTGACCACCAACAAATATCTTTCCTGCGAGCAGGGATTGTTCGAGCTGAAATTCTTCTTCGGGTCCGGAGTCGCGTCGGACGATGGCGAAGGCGCCGCGGCCCAAGCGGTCAAGGCAGCGATCAAGTCGATCGTCGACGAGGAGCGCGAGGTCCTTTCCGACGACGGCATCGTCGCGCTGCTCAAGGAGCAGGGGATCGATATCGCCCGCCGCACGGTCGTTAAATACCGCGAGGCGATGGGGATAGGTTCTTCTATCCAGCGCCGCCGCCAGCGGAAGATGGCCGCCGGCTAG